GTGGAAAGCATCAGGTTCAGAAATGTAAACGGAAACGAATCGAACGGCTGAAAAAGAAGTTGAATCGTGTTGAGAAGTATCCAACTGAAAAAAAACGTGAGAAAAGATATGATAAATTTCCAACTACCGATGACCCGCGCAATAATATCGGAGAAACGGTCGGAGAGATGCGATTGATGCTCGATTTCTTCGTTGACATTCTTTGACGCAGAACGTTCCATCATTTCGTTTGTTGCGCGAAGTCGCTCGGAAATTTCGTGAAGCATCGTCAAACAAACTTGAGGGCGGGAAAGAAGAAACTCGTTGAAATCTTTCCGGTTCATTTCCAGCAGGGATGTTCGTTTCAACGCTTTCGCATTTGCGCTTCGGGGCGCATCGCCAAACAAGGCAAGTTCTCCGAAGAAATCCCCTTCTCCGAACACGGAAAGAATTGTTTGCTGATTATTCTCCGTCCAAAGAGTTACGGCAATTTCCCCCTCTTTAATAATAAACATGGAATTTCCCGGGTCCCCTTTCTTGAAGAGAAGTTGTCCCTCCTCTTTTGTCAGCGGCTTCCAGAGCGATTTTAATTGATGAAGGTCTGCCTCGCCAAGCGAAGAAAAAATAGAAATCTTTGAGAGAAAGTTTTGGTCAATCATAGTTGATGAAATTAATTCTCTCAAAGATAACTAAATTTCCGTTCAGAGTTTACTGTCGGAGGTACCGGTTTTTCTCGGCAATGATTCCGTTTATCAGTTACCGTCAGATTCAACTGACGGGGACAGTGATTATATTATCGCATCGGTACAATTTTGATTTTCTTTGCCGCGCTTGCAGGTAACGTCGAGAAAAACAATTCACCTTCCTGATTCACTTTCACCCAATATGCTTTCCCGGGTTGGATTGTCTCAACAACTTCGTATCCCTTCGCATAACTATAAAATTGACTTGTCACCAAGCCGGGCGGCTCGCTGGTGATTGATGAAATATCGAACGGTATCGAAAGTGAACCGAGCAAGTTCCATCCTTCAACAACATCAACAGAGAGAGAATACAGCGAATCATTACCAAGATGAATGTGTTGTTGTTCACCATTGAATTTCAACCAATAGCCAACACCTGATTTCAATGAATCCTTTGCATCGTATGAACCTTCGTACGCGAATGCATTTGAAACTGCGGTCGGGTACGCAAACGGTTTCAGGATTCCGGAAGATTGATATGGCAACGAAACCAAATTCCATTTATTCTGAACATTGATGGTGAATTGATTTTGTGCAAACATTGCGGTGATGTTTTTGTTTGAATTCATCATCACAAAAACGGGATTGGATGTTCCGCTTATGTCTCCGCTCCATCCTGTAAAATGGTAGCCGGAATTCGGTATCGCAGTGAGTTGAACTACGGAACTGCTATCATAAAACGATTGATTAGGACTTTTTGTAATCGTTCCGTTCGATGAATTAAGGCTTAATGAATATTGAGGTGAAGAAACATTATGTGTTATGTGAATTATCAGCCCTGTCTGACCGGGATGTGCGAGTATCGAATTCCAATGATAGTTGTAACTTCCCTCCCAATTATTGGGACTGACGATGTAATTGTATAAATTACCCGAAACGGGAAGCGAGAAATTTCCGGTCGCGCTGTCTGCGATTGTAAATGTCATCGCGGTATCATACACGTTGCCACCAATGGTAATCCGAAATCCGGGAGGATTTCCATTAACCAACACCTGTCCCTGAATCGAAGAATTGACATGATACGATACGAGATTATAAAACAAACTATCTCCGTTGTGAATGCCGTTAATGAATTTTACTCCAATCATATCGTCGTCAGTATTAAAAATAAAGTACGATGCAAGACGAAATGTACTGTCCGACAATTCACTTTCCATCAACCCGATTTCAAAGTATCCTGATTCATTCGTGTTCTCTCTTCTGAACAAACTAAAATCCTGATTGTTGATGGAAACTCCTCTGTTGGGAATGGGATTTCCGATTTCATCTTTCAAATACCCGACAACTTTCGCGGCAACAGCGCTGAACGTGAAATCCAATACTGAAGGATTTCCTGTCAACGTAATCGAATATTTCGATGGAGACGGAACCGACGGTGGATACGGGCTACTCCCCTCGGCAAATCGTATTTCCCAAGGATTTCCCGAAGTGTCGGCATCGGTATAAATCACATAATTGCCAAGCGCGTCGGTCAATCCTTCCCACGATTCCGGCACTGCGCTATGTCCTGAACGCCTCGCTTCCATGAACAGGTACTGTGCGCTTTTTCCGGGTGGTGGTGTCACATGACCTGAAATTGAATGTGCAGGTGAAGGTAATGGTGTTATTGTTCCCCTGCGGGTCACTGTTAAAGCGCCTACGGTAAACTGAAAAAGATACGTTCCCGGTGCAATGCCGAGATTGTATTCAAGGTAAATAATTCCGTTGAGAGTTCCATCCATATCGGGAATTCCTCCACTATTGGAACCATCGGTTTGAGTAAGAGAATAACGTCGTTTGTCTGTAGATGTATCTATGATTCCATTGTTGTTTACATCCAACCAAACCTCGATTGCGGAAGTTACCCCGGATGCCACATGTATCCTCCAAGTCAACACAGAACCTGTCACCATGGTAAAACTCGTATCCGAGCCATTGATGACGAGACTGTCAATCTGTGCGCTTGAAATGGATATGAAAAGAAAAATGAAAATGAAAAAAGAAATGAGATTGCGGTTCATAGTTTCGTTTGCTGTTGATAATGAAGAATAACTGAAATAATAATTTGATATTCAGAGTGAACTGATATTCAAAAGAACTTCAAGAAATGATAACTGCCCATTCAGGTTTGAATGGAAAGGGAAGAACGCCTAAATGATGTGTAAATATACCAAATATTCGTCCAAGAAACTATGATGATTCGGGAAGAAAAAATGAAAAGCACAGTCCGATGAATTGAGACTGTGCTTTTAGTTGCTTTCGTTACCGTTGACTAAAGTCAACGGCAATAAACCATATCCTTCCTTGCCATCACGTTCGAGTGACAGGGACAGTGGAATTATTTTGTCAGTATAAATTTCTTCACATCTCGAAACACTTTCCCCGTCCCATCTTCCGTTGCCGTCAATTGATAGAAATATGTCCCGCTTGCAAGTCCATTCGCAGTGAACTCTACAAACTTGAATCCTGCATCCTGCATCTCATCAACCATCGTTGTAACTACTTGTCCAAGCACATCAAACACTCTTAGCGTTACTCTACTATTAACAGATAACTGATAACGAATAACTGTTGACGGGTTAAACGGATTCGGATAATTTTGTTCAAGTGCAAACTCTGTCGGCAATTCCTTTGAAGATGGAGGCGTTAATTTCAGTTTGATTGATGATTCAGGATTTAGGATTTCAGCCTTTCTATTCTCAGTCAACTTCACTTCTTTCCCATCAACGAATAAAGAAGCGCCGGAAGAATTTTCCAACTCGATGGTTAATGGATATTCCGCACCATTGATTTGAAGTGCAAATAGTTGAGGCTCTTTTTTCTTCATATCATACACAACCAATGAACGTTGCGTCGCAAACCGTGCGTCAAACATTCCTGCAGGAGGAACGGGCGGTAACTCAAACTGATTCAAATCTATGCCATTTTGTGAAGTCGAATAATTCAATGTTCGCTCCCGCCCTATTGCATCACGAATGAGAATTGAGTTCATATCAGATTGAACAGTGGCTACGTTTTTCATCGGTGATTTATTTTTATTCACGGAAGAAACAGGTGCAGAAAAATCCAGTCCGCTTGTTGCCCGCAATACTAATTTCCCTGCACCGTTTGTCTTTACCCAATATCCTTTTCCCGGTTGTAATGTAGTAGTCGAAACGTAACCGCCCGAATTTGAAAAACCAAAATATTGTGATGTTACCATTGTTCCGATTGCTTCAATACTTGAAATATCTACCGGATACGAAATACATCCAATCATATTCCACTGACTGTTCACATTGAGTGTTTCAATAAATGACGACGAACCCGAAAACATCATTGTATCTCCAACGGAAAATTTCAACCAATATCCTTTCCCGAATTGAAGAGAGTCCTTCATTACATATCCCGTAGTATATTCAAAAGCCGCCGAAATCGAAGAAGGAAACAACGAACTCTTTCTGTTATCGCTCACACGTAATGAAAGTGAAATCATATTCCAACTTGCTTCTGCAATCAGAGTAGAAGTTGAAGTTGTTCCTGAATACTGTCGCACTCCGGGAATATACCCGCTTTCGAGATTCACGCCCGCAACACCTGATAATTTTCCATTTGCATTGGCAACTGAACTTCTCATCGTTACGCTTTGACTTGAAATGATTTTTCCGCCTCCTTGGTCAACTGTTCTCCACGGATGTTCGATTGATTGGCTCAGTGCATAGCCCCACAATCCGAACATCAACAATAAGATTAGAAATATTTTCATTTTAATTTTCTTTCAAATAGAAATATCAATTCACGATTACTTCACTTGCAACCAATTCGTGCCATCTGACTGAACCCACAATGCAGTCGCCGTCGCAAGTGAAGTTTGAAATGTATCAGATAAATCATAATAACCGGAGACTGTTCGTGTCGCTCCCGTTTTATTGATAATAACATACATCCTGTTTGTGCAATTGCTTGCCGTAGGCAAATTGATAGTTCCCGCTCCTGTTGTAAAAATCCAAGTTGTCGCCGTCTCGTCGGGGTTATTTGTGCCGGCAATTTGATTAGTTTTCATTCTCATCCCGACAGAACCGTTCACATCCAACGTAGATTTATTTGAACTTGTATTGATTCCGACAAATCCAGTCGAACGGATAATGGTAAACGGTTGACCGAGATAACTGCCGGCATCATCATATCTGTTAATAAAGAAATCCGAGCCTGCATTCGAACCTGATTCTGACGCTACGCTTTTTCCAAATCCCCATCTGTTTTTATATCCACTGCTTGTTGTTTGAAAAATAAGTGCATCTTCTTTTCCTGATACAGCAGAAAGACTCATGTATGTATGTCCTGAATTACTTTCTACTTTCGCATCGGCATTTCCCGACGGACTATATACGCGCATGCCACCCGTAGCACGGATGAGAAATTGATTTGTACTTGTTGATGAAAAGTCTTCGTCCGTCTGGTCAGCCCAGACAAACGAACCATCATGGAGCGCTTGTGCTCGTCTGCCTGCCGCAAACGAATATGCACCGCTTGCAGTGTTTGACTCGCCTCCAGATATCGTTGAATATTCACCGCTTGCTGTATTTGAACTTCCGCCGCTTATTGTTGAAGAGAATCCACTTGCCGTGTTTGAGCCTCCGCCTCCGATAATCCCATACTGTTGACTTACCAAATTCTGCGCGCCACCTCCAACTGTACCGTAACTTGCAGAGATTGTGTTCGTGTAACCTCCGCCAATAGTGGTATAATATCTCTTTGCTTGATTAAAATAACCGCCGCCAATCGTCGCGTGGTCATAACTTGCAATATTTCCTCTGCCGCCTCCTATCGTTGTATATTCTCCTGTAGCCGAATTTGAATCTGCCTCAGCACCACCACCACCACTAATAACGGAGAAATTGCCGCGTGCATGGTTATTACTTCCTGCAACGGAGGCTTGTGTCCCTTCATTTGTATTGCTTGTTCCGAAATTTCCTTTCCCCATTGTGATTGATGGGTCGCCTGTACTTGTTATCGCTCCGGTCATTGTTCCGCCAGACAGGGAAAGATACGAACCTGTGAGAGTTGAGGGATTCACCCAACTTGCATTTCCACTTGCATCACTTTGCAAGACCAAACCAGCAGAAGCGCCATTTGTCATTTGAAAGTTTGTTGTTTTTGTTGTCCCCACTACTTCTAATGTTTGCGTGGGTGCAATCGTTCCAATACCAACTTCGCCATTAACAAAAAGTCCCGAATAACTTCCCCCGCTTCCATCTGCATACAGCGCTGAATTTGTTGTGACAAGTTTGGGATCCGGAAGCGAGGTTGACAAAGCGGCATAAACACCAAAAGCATTTTCTGAGTTTGAGTAATTTGCTACCCCCATAACTCCGACGGAAGTTCCCGGACTCCCTTTAAGTGAAGAATTCGGAGGATAACCCTGAGCAAAGCCGGTTACCCCTACGCTTGATTTTACAACACTGCTGGTGGGAGATGCTTTACCAACAATTGCATAATTATCTTCATCGCTCGTTTTGATAACCTCGAACTTGGACAATGTTGATGTTGTTCCAATTCCAACATTGCCAGACGTGTCAACATAGATTCCTTCATTATCTCCATCATTAGAGAGCCAATTTCCGTTAAGATTGATATTTTGTGTAGCAGTATGATTTCCAAGATTATCACCTGAAACTGAAATTGTGTTTGCATTAACCCAACTCGCGTTGCCATCTGCATCGCTCTGCATTATGAAGCCATCGGAAGCTCCATCTATCATTTTGAAACCTTCTGTTGTGGTCGTTCCTTCAACTTCCAATGCAGAAGTTGGATTGCTCAATCCAATCCCGACCTTCCCATAAAAATATACTTTATCATCTATCGGCGCCCACGGACCTAACGCATACGGCGCTGCAGTCAGTTCAGTTCTCGATGAGAATGTGACCGGATACGTCAAACTTGCCGGACCGTTATCAACAGTAACATCAACATATAATGATTCTTTGAATGTGACTGTCAACGGAGCCACTGAACCAAGCGTTACGCTGAAGGTGCCTTGCTCAACCGGAACTCCTATGTGAGATTCTGTAAATCGTAATGTCCCGCCTGCGGGAAGATTATAGAGTTTGAACGTCATATCATAATTCCCGTTCGTCAGTGGAACCCCTGATGAATCGGTGAGTAATCCCTGATACGATAGTTTGCGCGGGATTTGTCCAAACCCAATCATGGTTATGAAGAACATGGAGAAGAACAAAGAGAAATATTTCATGGTAGTTTTCCTTATGAATGTTTGATGATAGTTTCTGATTAAATGATGTTGATGAGCGTCTTGAGATGGGCGAGATTTTCTTTCAGCACATACGCATTCGCGCCCGCTTCTCTCGCCGCATTTCTATATTCCGGTTCGTCGTGGCTGGTGAGCATGATGATTTTCGCTTTCGGGTGAATATCTTTCAGCATTTTTGTTGTCTTGATTCCGTTGAGCGGTTTGATTCTGATGTCCATAACCACAACATCCGGTTTGCTCTCTTCAAACCGCATCAGCACTTCAGAACTGGAGGAACAATAGACGATGCTGTTGTTTGCTCCCTCTAACGTACGAGCGATGTTTTCATACATGCTGGTGTTATCTTCTACAACTAAAATTTTCATGGTAATTCTTTCTTGTACATTGATGGGTAAAGATACCAAGAAAGTGGAGGCAGGAACATAAGTAAAGTTACAGTTTTGATATGAGTAAAATTACTCATTTTTCGGAGGGATACGGAGCGAGAGATGGAGTCCACCCGCAGGTGGAGTCCATCTAAAACTAAAGCATTTTTCTGTTCTCCATCGCAAACCTAAGTAGTTTGTACCTTCCTTTGATTCCAAGTTTTTCCGCAATGTGAAACCGGTGATTGTCAACCGTCCTCGAAGAGATAAACAATTCATCCGCAATTTCTTTGCTTGATTTGCTTTCTCCAACCAAACGCAAAACAGTTCGCTCCATCTCTGTCAGTTTTTCGATGTCGGGAAATTCTTCCGTCAACGATTTCGATTCCTGTTTTCGTTGCATCATCGCTCCGGAAAGTTTCGGACTAATGTAATATCTCCCTTTTGCCACTGCATGAATTCCCTGAAGTATATCGGATGGCAAACTATCTTTCAGCAAATATCCTTTCACACCGACCTCCATCGCCTTCTCGAACCATTCTTCTTCATCGTGCATGGTCAGAAACATTATTTCTACTGTTGAATTGCTTTTTAACAATTCCTTTGCAACTGCCAAGCCGGTCATCTCCGGCATTCGCATATCAAGCAAAGCGACTTGCGGCATTCGGTCTCGAATCAAACGTAACGCCTCGGCGCCAGTTCCTGCTTCGCCAATCAAATGAAGGGACTCGTCCGACTCAATCGCTTGACGCACTCCTGCTCGAAACATCGGATGGTCATCTGCAATGACAATTGTGATGCGTTTATCCATTCTGTGCCGCCTCCTTTACCGGGCATCGAAGTGAAACAGTTGTTCCACCACTCATGATTGATACAA
This window of the Ignavibacteriota bacterium genome carries:
- a CDS encoding DUF1003 domain-containing protein — translated: MIDQNFLSKISIFSSLGEADLHQLKSLWKPLTKEEGQLLFKKGDPGNSMFIIKEGEIAVTLWTENNQQTILSVFGEGDFFGELALFGDAPRSANAKALKRTSLLEMNRKDFNEFLLSRPQVCLTMLHEISERLRATNEMMERSASKNVNEEIEHQSHLSDRFSDIIARVIGSWKFIISFLTFFFSWILLNTIQLLFQPFDSFPFTFLNLMLSTVSAIQAPIILMSQNRQSKKDRIKAELDYQVNRKAEMQIQSLHVKLDELRATEIHELLNIRRDELALLKKQ
- a CDS encoding T9SS type A sorting domain-containing protein — protein: MKIFLILLLMFGLWGYALSQSIEHPWRTVDQGGGKIISSQSVTMRSSVANANGKLSGVAGVNLESGYIPGVRQYSGTTSTSTLIAEASWNMISLSLRVSDNRKSSLFPSSISAAFEYTTGYVMKDSLQFGKGYWLKFSVGDTMMFSGSSSFIETLNVNSQWNMIGCISYPVDISSIEAIGTMVTSQYFGFSNSGGYVSTTTLQPGKGYWVKTNGAGKLVLRATSGLDFSAPVSSVNKNKSPMKNVATVQSDMNSILIRDAIGRERTLNYSTSQNGIDLNQFELPPVPPAGMFDARFATQRSLVVYDMKKKEPQLFALQINGAEYPLTIELENSSGASLFVDGKEVKLTENRKAEILNPESSIKLKLTPPSSKELPTEFALEQNYPNPFNPSTVIRYQLSVNSRVTLRVFDVLGQVVTTMVDEMQDAGFKFVEFTANGLASGTYFYQLTATEDGTGKVFRDVKKFILTK
- a CDS encoding response regulator transcription factor, which codes for MKILVVEDNTSMYENIARTLEGANNSIVYCSSSSEVLMRFEESKPDVVVMDIRIKPLNGIKTTKMLKDIHPKAKIIMLTSHDEPEYRNAAREAGANAYVLKENLAHLKTLINII
- a CDS encoding response regulator transcription factor; its protein translation is MDKRITIVIADDHPMFRAGVRQAIESDESLHLIGEAGTGAEALRLIRDRMPQVALLDMRMPEMTGLAVAKELLKSNSTVEIMFLTMHDEEEWFEKAMEVGVKGYLLKDSLPSDILQGIHAVAKGRYYISPKLSGAMMQRKQESKSLTEEFPDIEKLTEMERTVLRLVGESKSSKEIADELFISSRTVDNHRFHIAEKLGIKGRYKLLRFAMENRKML